From the genome of Rhodohalobacter sp. SW132, one region includes:
- a CDS encoding CRTAC1 family protein, which translates to MNKKKTVVKSIFLLVIAILLIAGYFLLRGGMGITSTEADPVFSFEDATSSSGLDAHLNPPVNNNNPSYLEIMGGGVAVGDINGDGYEDIFFATMSSFIPHESREYSSALYRNMGNGTFENITEEVGLDNIHGYPMGALFFDFNNNGLQDLYVAAFDGGQLFENRGGYFVDVTEEAGLSLEGLCGELPCMAAAPSATDYNKNGYLDLLIVNNVSWDINDELGYGLRAILPFNYKAQSVLLFRNNGDGTFSNVSEESGVTNFDTFGQGNDGKGLSAVWTDVNNNGWADVYIANDTTPSRLYVNNQDGTFRDISIAANLAEFKSSMGIDTADFNNNGLLDLVTTNLEGDMVSLFRNYGYYRFDHVTTSTGLIPSGWGSGWGVLFADLDFDGHQDLVIANGALLEAIHKEKENENIFFRNDGNGRFRNVSDEVVQFSNNEYSRGMALIDVKNNGLPDLVISNINGSKPQLLINRTENSNNRIRLNLEGGKSNRDAIGTRVYVEREDGLIMNQIVKAGNSYQSTSSKSLFFGLGETGISELRIQWPSGRTDVFSDVPVNRIIHITEAAEDDEQSTLDIRDFNVM; encoded by the coding sequence GTGAATAAGAAAAAAACCGTTGTAAAAAGTATTTTTTTATTAGTCATTGCGATTTTATTGATAGCCGGATACTTCCTCTTACGTGGAGGAATGGGTATTACATCCACAGAGGCTGACCCGGTTTTTTCATTTGAAGATGCCACGTCATCAAGCGGCCTTGATGCTCATTTAAATCCTCCTGTTAATAATAATAATCCATCATACCTTGAGATTATGGGGGGTGGTGTAGCTGTAGGAGATATCAACGGTGATGGTTATGAAGACATCTTTTTTGCTACCATGTCCTCCTTTATTCCACATGAATCTCGTGAATACAGTTCGGCGCTCTACCGTAACATGGGAAATGGAACCTTCGAAAATATAACAGAGGAGGTGGGGCTTGATAACATCCATGGATATCCGATGGGCGCCCTCTTTTTCGATTTTAATAATAATGGCCTCCAGGATCTATATGTTGCAGCATTTGATGGCGGGCAACTATTTGAAAACAGGGGGGGCTATTTTGTGGATGTTACTGAAGAAGCAGGCCTCAGTCTCGAAGGCCTGTGCGGTGAATTGCCCTGTATGGCGGCAGCACCTTCTGCAACTGATTATAACAAAAACGGATACCTGGATTTACTGATCGTAAACAATGTAAGCTGGGATATTAATGATGAACTTGGTTATGGCCTTCGGGCCATTCTGCCATTTAACTATAAGGCACAGTCTGTGCTTTTGTTCAGAAATAACGGTGATGGAACTTTTTCAAATGTATCTGAAGAAAGTGGTGTAACTAATTTTGATACCTTTGGCCAAGGAAATGATGGCAAGGGATTGTCGGCGGTGTGGACAGATGTAAATAATAATGGCTGGGCGGATGTATATATTGCCAACGATACTACTCCAAGCCGGTTATACGTAAATAATCAGGACGGCACATTCAGGGATATATCTATTGCTGCAAATCTCGCTGAATTCAAAAGCAGCATGGGAATTGACACTGCCGATTTCAATAATAACGGTCTTTTAGACCTTGTAACAACAAATCTGGAAGGCGATATGGTTTCGCTGTTTCGAAATTATGGTTACTACCGTTTCGACCATGTAACCACATCAACCGGACTAATACCAAGTGGCTGGGGATCCGGATGGGGGGTGCTTTTTGCGGATCTCGACTTTGACGGCCATCAGGACCTGGTAATCGCAAATGGAGCTTTACTTGAAGCCATTCATAAAGAGAAAGAGAATGAAAATATTTTTTTCCGAAATGATGGAAACGGAAGGTTCAGAAATGTAAGCGATGAAGTTGTACAATTTTCCAACAATGAATATTCCCGTGGAATGGCACTGATTGATGTAAAAAATAATGGGCTACCTGACCTTGTTATTTCTAATATCAATGGTTCAAAACCTCAGCTGCTCATCAATAGAACAGAAAACAGCAATAACAGAATCAGGCTAAATCTGGAGGGCGGGAAATCTAACAGAGATGCGATTGGAACCAGGGTTTATGTGGAAAGAGAGGATGGATTGATTATGAATCAGATTGTGAAAGCCGGGAACTCGTATCAGAGTACAAGCAGCAAATCACTTTTTTTCGGGTTGGGAGAAACAGGCATCAGCGAATTACGAATTCAGTGGCCATCCGGCCGAACGGATGTATTTTCAGATGTGCCAGTGAACCGGATTATTCACATTACAGAGGCAGCTGAAGACGATGAACAATCAACTTTAGATATTCGGGATTTTAATGTGATGTGA
- a CDS encoding FG-GAP-like repeat-containing protein codes for MPLRHIAISILSLLMLLILSACSSDGELNWVEEEGYRWAELQTSFFGDTGFRELSSGKTGINFRLDVPDDLIQQNRHYSNGSGVAVGDVTGNGYPDIYFASLTGSNRLFENRGGYSFEDITEQAGVAHEGFNSTGVAMADVNGNGFLDILITSLSDGNVLYLNNGEGRFEINENSGLGESNGAHSMALADINGNGLLDLYIANYRLESVRDLYGPDDLSMENTAIEQDGRMTVLPEFEEFYQFIEIDGQEFRQESGAYDELYINRGDGSFEKANPDEYFILNDEGEAGLLQDWGFTPAFRDITGNGAPDLYITNDFWTPDRFWLNNGDGTFQTVPPDAIKNQSYSSMGMDFTDLNKNGLPDFVVTEMLSGDHSRRIRQYSDYMGEYHGSTHHNHNSVYLNRGDTTFAQIPYYSGLEATEWSWATLFMDVNLNGYEDLIVATGFYRDYLDMDAQQEIHQRYQQMGDRLFEEGEFMQFPVLNLGNQLFQNNGDMTFSDVSRDWGFTIDDISMGMAAADLNNNGTLDLIFNRFNNEAVIYENRTNNPRIAVRLAGKSPNTAGIGAKIELSGGPVIQQKEMVSGSIYLSDSQKQVVFAADESNPDHTITVTWRDGTQSIINNVQPNRLYEIDQEATAVETTEPENTYQPATPLFADISDRINHIHHESSYNDFQRVQPLLPKQLSRQGPGAAWFDVTGNGFDDLLITSGRGGSLSVFENSGDGDFSPIQTDPTSREAPGDQTAVIAWSENDQRNVMVGSANYEQGNPGVPSAYRFQFRDGGEAVTDSIPGVLSTTGPLAAADYSGNGYVDLFVGGSFLPGGYPRNASSRLFTNRNGELTLDEANSERLADAGLVSSALFADFTQNGYQDLLVSTEWGSIKLYENRNGQFREITNAMGLNRYTGWWNGIASGDFTNNGLTDFVAVNIGRNTPYRTNTDHPIRLYYEDLNLNNQLDIVDAYYHEEMNGYVPRRKLLDFRSVRTILQNVQSHTEFSESTVDKIFDMDFANVPYKEINTVEHMVFINTGDGFEAHPLPSKAQFSNGYSVIVADFDNDGNEDLFISQNSFEYPPEIARQDAGRGLILMGNGEGQFIPKPGRESGIKVYGEQRGAAISDFNRNGKTDLVVTQNSGETRLFENRTPSSGIRVTLIGPDTNRDAVGSSIRITYENGSKGPLRTLQAGSGYRSQNSFTQVMGIGGMPESLEVNWFDGRSETIIIERGVLEYEIRYDE; via the coding sequence ATGCCTCTAAGACACATTGCAATATCCATTTTATCACTTCTGATGCTTTTGATCTTATCCGCCTGTTCATCAGACGGAGAATTGAACTGGGTTGAAGAAGAGGGATACAGGTGGGCTGAACTTCAAACCTCATTTTTCGGGGATACAGGCTTCAGAGAACTCTCGTCCGGCAAAACAGGCATTAATTTCCGGCTGGATGTACCCGACGATCTTATACAGCAAAACCGCCACTACTCCAACGGTTCCGGAGTCGCTGTAGGTGATGTGACAGGGAACGGTTATCCCGATATTTATTTTGCAAGCCTGACCGGTTCGAACAGGCTGTTTGAAAACCGGGGTGGATATTCATTTGAAGACATCACAGAACAAGCTGGCGTTGCACATGAAGGATTTAATTCCACCGGAGTCGCCATGGCTGATGTAAACGGTAACGGCTTCCTCGATATTCTGATCACTTCGCTGTCTGACGGTAACGTTCTCTATCTGAATAATGGTGAAGGACGATTTGAAATAAATGAAAACAGCGGATTGGGCGAAAGTAATGGTGCCCACTCCATGGCCCTGGCGGACATCAACGGTAACGGCCTGCTGGATCTATATATCGCAAATTACAGGCTTGAATCAGTCCGCGATCTCTATGGACCGGATGATCTTTCCATGGAAAACACCGCCATTGAGCAAGATGGCCGGATGACCGTCCTGCCGGAATTTGAAGAATTCTACCAGTTTATTGAAATCGATGGCCAGGAATTTCGCCAGGAATCAGGCGCTTATGATGAACTCTATATCAATCGCGGAGATGGCTCATTTGAAAAAGCAAACCCTGATGAGTACTTCATCCTGAATGATGAAGGTGAAGCCGGCTTGCTCCAGGATTGGGGATTCACCCCCGCTTTTCGCGACATCACCGGAAACGGCGCCCCGGATCTCTATATCACCAACGATTTCTGGACTCCTGACCGCTTCTGGCTGAATAACGGCGATGGCACCTTTCAGACAGTGCCGCCTGATGCGATTAAAAACCAAAGTTATTCATCCATGGGTATGGATTTTACCGATCTGAATAAAAACGGACTCCCCGATTTTGTTGTAACTGAAATGCTCAGCGGCGATCACTCCAGGAGAATTCGTCAATATTCCGATTACATGGGCGAATACCACGGCAGCACACATCACAACCACAACTCTGTCTACCTGAATCGCGGAGACACAACATTCGCCCAGATCCCCTACTACAGCGGGCTGGAAGCGACGGAATGGTCGTGGGCTACCCTTTTTATGGATGTAAACCTGAACGGGTATGAAGACCTCATCGTGGCAACCGGCTTCTACCGCGATTATCTTGATATGGATGCCCAACAGGAGATTCATCAGCGATACCAGCAGATGGGCGACAGATTGTTCGAAGAGGGTGAATTTATGCAGTTCCCGGTGCTGAACCTGGGCAATCAGCTCTTTCAGAATAATGGTGATATGACCTTTTCGGACGTCAGCCGGGATTGGGGATTCACTATAGATGATATCTCCATGGGAATGGCTGCGGCGGATCTGAACAACAACGGAACACTCGACCTGATTTTTAACCGGTTTAATAATGAAGCCGTGATCTACGAAAACCGGACAAACAATCCCAGAATTGCCGTTCGTCTGGCGGGAAAAAGTCCAAATACGGCTGGAATCGGCGCCAAGATAGAGCTATCGGGCGGTCCCGTCATCCAGCAAAAAGAGATGGTATCAGGCAGCATTTACCTCTCTGATTCTCAAAAACAGGTGGTCTTTGCCGCAGATGAATCAAACCCCGATCACACGATTACGGTTACCTGGCGGGATGGGACTCAGAGTATCATCAACAATGTTCAGCCAAACCGTTTGTATGAAATTGATCAGGAGGCAACCGCCGTGGAGACTACGGAGCCGGAAAACACTTATCAACCTGCTACGCCGCTTTTTGCCGATATATCCGACCGGATTAATCACATTCATCATGAAAGCTCCTATAACGATTTTCAGAGAGTTCAGCCATTGCTGCCAAAACAGCTCAGCCGCCAGGGTCCCGGTGCCGCGTGGTTTGATGTCACCGGAAATGGGTTTGATGATCTGCTGATCACAAGCGGTCGCGGCGGTTCACTCTCTGTGTTTGAAAACAGCGGGGATGGAGATTTTTCACCCATTCAAACAGATCCAACCTCCCGGGAAGCTCCCGGTGATCAAACCGCTGTGATTGCGTGGAGTGAAAATGATCAGCGGAATGTGATGGTTGGGAGTGCAAATTATGAACAGGGAAATCCCGGTGTGCCATCTGCTTACCGTTTTCAATTCCGGGATGGTGGGGAAGCCGTCACAGATTCCATTCCCGGAGTCCTCTCCACTACCGGCCCTCTTGCCGCCGCAGATTATTCCGGAAACGGATATGTAGATCTTTTTGTGGGCGGAAGTTTTCTGCCTGGCGGATACCCCAGAAACGCATCCTCCAGGTTGTTTACAAACCGAAACGGTGAACTGACGCTGGATGAAGCCAATTCGGAACGTTTAGCGGATGCCGGCCTGGTTAGCAGCGCACTGTTCGCTGATTTCACCCAAAATGGATACCAGGACCTGTTAGTAAGCACGGAATGGGGCTCCATCAAACTATATGAAAACCGAAACGGACAATTCAGAGAGATCACAAACGCAATGGGGCTCAATCGTTACACAGGCTGGTGGAATGGAATCGCATCGGGAGATTTCACAAATAACGGTCTGACCGATTTTGTAGCTGTGAATATCGGACGGAATACTCCTTACAGAACAAATACCGATCACCCGATCCGGCTCTACTATGAAGATTTAAACCTCAACAACCAACTTGATATCGTGGATGCTTACTATCACGAAGAGATGAACGGATACGTGCCGCGGCGGAAACTACTCGATTTTCGTTCGGTACGAACCATTCTGCAAAATGTACAAAGCCACACCGAGTTCTCAGAATCCACGGTTGATAAAATTTTTGATATGGATTTTGCCAATGTACCCTATAAGGAAATCAACACGGTTGAACATATGGTATTTATCAATACCGGTGATGGATTTGAAGCTCATCCCCTTCCGTCAAAAGCTCAATTCTCCAACGGTTATTCCGTTATTGTTGCCGATTTTGATAACGATGGAAATGAAGATCTGTTTATCAGTCAGAACTCGTTCGAATACCCCCCTGAGATCGCGCGACAGGATGCAGGCCGCGGGCTTATTCTGATGGGTAATGGAGAGGGACAATTTATTCCCAAGCCGGGCCGGGAAAGCGGAATAAAAGTATATGGTGAACAGCGTGGTGCCGCCATTTCCGACTTTAACAGAAACGGTAAGACCGATCTTGTGGTAACCCAAAACAGCGGTGAAACCCGGCTATTCGAAAACCGGACTCCTTCATCAGGGATTCGGGTAACCCTCATCGGTCCGGACACAAACAGGGATGCGGTTGGTTCCTCAATCCGCATCACCTACGAAAACGGGTCAAAAGGACCGCTTAGAACTTTACAGGCCGGGTCCGGGTACAGATCCCAAAACAGCTTTACTCAGGTGATGGGAATCGGCGGAATGCCCGAATCTCTTGAGGTGAACTGGTTTGATGGAAGAAGTGAGACGATTATCATCGAGCGCGGTGTGCTTGAGTATGAAATTCGGTATGATGAGTAG
- a CDS encoding RagB/SusD family nutrient uptake outer membrane protein, translating into MKAIINKLVLIILAGIFAFSACDTELLNVSPTSQLTDDTVWNDVALIDLYLADIYRRMHHGLDEVMLESLTDNSHFIHGYGVPDILQGNASASNIGAFNRGDLQHFRWGHLYSAIRQTNIMLDNIEEAQVSEEVRNNIKGEAHFLRAYFYHNLVRAYGGVPIITQVYGLGDDYEIARNTFEESVNFVVQEAERAAELLPVVPRDLGRTSQGAALALKSRILTFAASDLFVSPESNLTGYTSGSQQARHQAAADAAKDVIDMGEYELFNRHADPALNYEQIFIVNEDHEENIFARYFVGSRDWNDRWLPHQFNGPNGYRGWAGNTPVQAFVDAFEVADGTEFDWNNPAHASAPYENRDPRFYASVLYDGAPWVDPPSFREPYDATGHIQTFQEVVTPNGTFPGVDTRNGPIEDWNGGYSRYYLRKFIDPTMPPQQRQETPYPFFRYAEVILNYVEANIGLDNEEEARTYLNMIRERAGMPDVADSGNELVRRYQNERRVELFGEEHRYFDVRRWMIAPDVMNQDAQGIRITAEATDRRDRSTYSNFTYELMDIPSARSWNNSHYFSPIPFDEMNRNSLLVQNPGY; encoded by the coding sequence ATGAAAGCTATAATCAACAAATTAGTACTGATCATCCTGGCTGGGATATTTGCTTTCTCAGCCTGCGATACGGAACTGTTAAACGTAAGCCCTACAAGTCAGCTTACAGATGATACCGTATGGAATGATGTTGCACTGATAGATCTCTATCTGGCTGACATTTACCGAAGAATGCATCATGGACTTGATGAAGTGATGCTTGAGTCATTGACCGATAATTCACATTTTATTCACGGTTACGGCGTCCCCGATATTCTGCAGGGAAATGCCAGCGCAAGCAATATTGGTGCTTTTAACCGTGGTGACCTTCAGCATTTCCGATGGGGGCATCTCTATTCTGCAATCCGGCAGACCAACATTATGCTGGATAATATAGAAGAGGCACAGGTTTCGGAAGAAGTGCGAAACAACATTAAAGGTGAAGCACATTTTTTACGTGCGTACTTCTATCATAACCTGGTACGGGCTTACGGAGGCGTACCTATTATTACGCAGGTTTACGGACTCGGCGATGATTACGAAATAGCCCGAAATACGTTTGAAGAAAGCGTAAACTTTGTGGTGCAGGAAGCTGAAAGAGCTGCTGAACTTCTCCCGGTAGTACCAAGAGATTTAGGAAGAACTTCCCAAGGTGCCGCATTGGCGCTGAAATCAAGGATTCTTACCTTTGCAGCAAGTGATCTATTCGTAAGTCCTGAAAGTAATTTAACAGGGTACACATCCGGAAGCCAGCAGGCAAGGCATCAGGCTGCTGCCGATGCTGCAAAAGATGTGATCGATATGGGTGAATATGAACTATTCAACCGGCATGCCGATCCTGCTTTAAATTATGAGCAAATTTTCATCGTGAATGAAGATCACGAGGAAAACATCTTTGCGCGTTACTTTGTAGGATCACGAGACTGGAACGACCGATGGCTCCCTCATCAGTTTAACGGGCCAAACGGTTACCGGGGGTGGGCAGGGAATACCCCGGTTCAGGCTTTTGTTGACGCCTTCGAGGTGGCGGATGGAACCGAATTCGATTGGAACAATCCGGCACATGCAAGTGCGCCTTATGAGAATCGCGACCCGCGGTTTTATGCATCCGTTCTGTATGATGGTGCTCCATGGGTAGATCCTCCCTCTTTCAGGGAACCTTATGATGCCACCGGACATATTCAAACATTCCAGGAAGTAGTAACACCAAATGGGACTTTTCCCGGTGTTGATACCCGAAACGGCCCAATTGAGGATTGGAATGGAGGCTACTCGAGATACTACCTGAGGAAGTTTATCGACCCAACGATGCCACCACAGCAAAGGCAGGAAACCCCTTATCCTTTTTTCAGGTATGCTGAAGTTATACTGAACTATGTGGAAGCAAATATTGGATTAGATAATGAAGAAGAAGCACGAACCTATCTGAATATGATTCGCGAAAGAGCAGGTATGCCGGATGTAGCTGATAGCGGCAATGAGTTGGTTCGGCGCTATCAAAACGAACGCCGGGTTGAACTATTTGGTGAGGAGCACCGATATTTTGATGTCAGGCGCTGGATGATTGCTCCTGACGTGATGAATCAGGATGCTCAGGGAATCAGGATTACTGCAGAAGCAACAGATCGAAGAGACAGAAGCACATACAGTAATTTTACGTATGAGTTAATGGATATTCCATCTGCCCGGTCATGGAATAACAGCCATTACTTTTCACCCATACCCTTTGATGAGATGAACAGGAACAGCCTTTTGGTTCAAAATCCCGGGTATTAA
- a CDS encoding TonB-dependent receptor, with protein sequence MERMQRLICLLLAALFMQFTGALELNAQANESSLASVYSFMDNQTDSEVSQIPIKHLLNDLEKKFKVTFLYHDRVIEDKYVDLSGLSINEITGDELSGFFTALNLDYTQLDEQTIVITEKDAAPVIEEQETISGVVRDAATGESMPGVNVVVEGTSIGTNTGPDGSYELTVPSLDVNLVFTFVGFQRLVEPIDGRTEIDVQLQMSVFSGDELIVVGYGVQARETLSGSVSSIQGPRLEQIPVTNLANTLSGNLPGIVTVNQSGEPGYDGALIRIRGESTLNNNQPLIVIDGVPDRAGGLDRINPRDIESVTILKDASAAIYGSRAANGVILITTKRGREGAPQFTIDVNQGFNQPTRIPDMADAATYMQMLNEVDNYRGQGDRFTQAEIDCHRLQQDAWECPDTDWFNEALKPVSQQSRLDMSVAGGSESMRYFISFSGLTEDGFYRNSSTRYNEYGFRSNLDGRLSDNITLSLDVLGRYEDRNFPTASAGQTFRMLMRGKPNEHGFWPNGLPAPDIENGVNPVVTGTDATGYDKDERYYFQSNARLSIDVPQVEGLSFTGTAVFDQDFRERKRWQSPWTLYDFTGFDDSGEPTFNESLVPNNDANLQQWSDQGRNILLNLVGNYRVDFENHTLGLLLGTESQRITNSGFNAYRRYFVSTEIDELSFGGEDQQSIGGGSSSLGDRPDHATRLNFFSRVNYNFQSKYMVELIARYDGSYIFPEDNRFAFFPSVSAAWRLTQEDWFRNATGFFNELKLRASYGQTGNDRIEPFQFMNTFRNGGGYIFNNTPGQSIFPGETPNRNVSWEVATQFDVGIEASMFNDQLAFEIDYFTENRSDILWWRNASVPQSAGISLPRENIGEVDAWGFDGSVSWRSQISNNFMLGITLNGGYATNKIVNWDEPPGAPEWQRSTGRPMNTGLYYRAIGVFRDQEHVDSMPSWSGARPGDLIFEDVNGDGVIDADDRVRVDRTGLPKWNGGLNISGQYRNFDFLVFFQGAAGASQYISTESGDFGNYFNDFARDRWTPDNTNASQPRAYQRTEEYWMSNANTHFYFNTDYIRLKNMEVGYNLPASLMDPIGISRMRIYANGFNLLTFSDFWMDPEARNAAGSFYPQKRIFNFGLSMAF encoded by the coding sequence ATGGAGCGAATGCAACGATTGATATGCCTTTTATTGGCAGCATTGTTTATGCAATTTACGGGTGCCCTGGAATTAAATGCCCAGGCAAACGAGAGCTCATTGGCATCGGTTTATTCATTTATGGATAATCAAACCGATTCTGAAGTGAGTCAGATTCCCATCAAACATCTTTTGAATGATCTTGAAAAGAAGTTTAAAGTCACATTTCTATATCACGATCGGGTGATAGAGGATAAGTATGTAGATCTCAGTGGATTATCCATTAATGAGATTACAGGGGATGAGCTGAGCGGTTTTTTTACGGCACTTAACCTTGATTATACTCAACTCGATGAACAGACTATTGTCATAACAGAAAAAGATGCTGCACCTGTAATTGAGGAACAGGAAACTATCAGTGGCGTGGTAAGAGATGCCGCAACAGGCGAAAGCATGCCGGGTGTAAACGTGGTAGTTGAAGGTACAAGCATAGGCACAAACACCGGTCCTGATGGCTCATATGAACTTACTGTACCTTCTTTGGATGTGAATCTTGTATTTACTTTCGTGGGTTTTCAAAGACTCGTAGAACCCATAGATGGAAGAACTGAAATAGATGTTCAACTCCAAATGTCTGTTTTTTCTGGTGATGAGCTGATTGTTGTAGGCTACGGTGTTCAGGCACGGGAAACTCTGTCAGGTTCAGTGAGTAGCATTCAAGGGCCGCGGCTTGAGCAGATTCCTGTAACTAATCTTGCAAATACTCTTAGCGGTAATCTGCCAGGGATTGTAACGGTTAACCAAAGTGGGGAACCCGGTTATGATGGGGCCCTCATTCGGATTCGTGGAGAAAGTACGCTCAATAACAACCAGCCCTTGATTGTAATAGACGGGGTTCCCGATCGCGCAGGCGGATTGGACCGAATCAATCCCCGGGATATTGAAAGCGTTACAATTCTGAAAGATGCTTCTGCAGCTATTTACGGCTCCAGAGCTGCAAATGGAGTAATCCTGATTACCACAAAGCGCGGACGTGAAGGAGCACCACAGTTTACGATTGATGTAAATCAGGGCTTTAATCAGCCTACCCGGATTCCCGATATGGCAGATGCGGCTACTTACATGCAAATGCTTAACGAAGTTGACAACTACAGAGGCCAGGGGGACCGTTTCACGCAGGCTGAAATTGATTGCCACCGGTTGCAACAAGATGCCTGGGAGTGCCCTGATACGGATTGGTTTAATGAAGCACTTAAACCTGTTTCACAGCAATCCCGACTGGATATGTCTGTTGCAGGCGGAAGTGAATCCATGAGATATTTCATATCGTTCAGCGGTTTAACTGAAGATGGATTCTACCGAAACAGTTCAACACGTTATAATGAATACGGTTTTAGAAGTAATCTTGATGGGCGGCTTTCTGATAACATAACATTATCTCTTGATGTTTTAGGACGTTATGAGGACCGGAATTTCCCCACAGCAAGTGCGGGGCAAACATTCAGGATGTTGATGCGGGGTAAACCGAATGAGCATGGTTTTTGGCCTAATGGCCTACCTGCACCGGATATTGAAAACGGTGTGAACCCGGTGGTAACCGGTACAGATGCTACCGGATACGATAAAGATGAAAGGTACTATTTCCAAAGTAACGCGAGGCTCAGTATAGATGTACCGCAAGTAGAAGGGCTCTCATTTACAGGTACTGCCGTGTTTGACCAGGATTTCAGAGAAAGGAAACGATGGCAATCGCCCTGGACTTTGTATGACTTTACAGGTTTCGATGATAGCGGAGAACCTACGTTTAATGAAAGTCTTGTACCGAACAATGATGCAAACCTGCAGCAGTGGTCAGACCAGGGAAGAAATATACTTCTTAACCTGGTGGGTAATTACCGTGTGGATTTTGAAAATCATACCTTAGGCCTGTTACTTGGGACTGAAAGTCAGCGAATTACAAATTCAGGATTTAATGCGTATAGAAGATACTTTGTTTCCACAGAAATAGACGAGCTTTCTTTCGGTGGTGAAGATCAACAGAGTATTGGCGGGGGAAGTTCATCATTGGGTGACAGACCTGATCATGCAACCAGACTGAACTTTTTTAGCCGTGTGAATTACAACTTCCAAAGCAAATATATGGTGGAGTTGATTGCTCGATATGATGGGTCCTATATCTTTCCCGAAGATAACCGATTTGCATTCTTCCCCTCTGTTTCTGCAGCATGGCGGTTAACACAGGAAGATTGGTTCAGAAATGCAACCGGGTTTTTTAATGAACTGAAACTGCGAGCTTCTTATGGCCAAACAGGAAATGACCGTATTGAACCTTTCCAGTTTATGAACACCTTCCGTAATGGTGGTGGGTATATTTTTAATAATACTCCCGGCCAGAGCATCTTTCCGGGGGAAACACCCAATAGGAATGTAAGTTGGGAAGTAGCTACACAATTTGATGTTGGTATTGAAGCTTCCATGTTTAATGATCAGCTTGCATTTGAAATTGATTATTTCACTGAAAACCGTAGTGATATTCTTTGGTGGAGAAATGCTTCTGTGCCGCAATCAGCCGGTATCAGCCTGCCGCGGGAAAACATTGGTGAAGTGGATGCGTGGGGTTTTGACGGTAGTGTATCATGGCGCTCACAAATCAGTAACAATTTCATGTTGGGCATTACATTGAATGGTGGTTATGCAACCAACAAAATTGTAAACTGGGATGAACCGCCCGGAGCACCGGAATGGCAGCGCTCTACAGGCAGACCCATGAATACCGGTCTCTATTACCGGGCAATCGGTGTGTTCCGTGATCAGGAACATGTAGACAGTATGCCAAGCTGGTCAGGAGCACGTCCTGGAGATTTGATCTTTGAGGATGTTAACGGAGACGGCGTTATTGATGCGGATGACAGGGTAAGAGTTGACAGAACCGGGCTTCCTAAATGGAATGGTGGCTTAAATATCTCCGGACAATACAGAAACTTTGATTTCCTGGTCTTCTTCCAGGGAGCCGCAGGTGCATCTCAGTATATTTCCACAGAATCGGGAGATTTTGGAAACTACTTTAATGATTTTGCCAGAGACCGATGGACTCCAGATAATACGAATGCTTCTCAGCCAAGAGCTTACCAGAGAACTGAAGAGTATTGGATGTCGAATGCAAACACTCACTTCTACTTTAACACGGATTACATCAGGCTAAAAAATATGGAGGTAGGTTATAATCTACCCGCCAGTTTAATGGACCCTATTGGAATAAGCAGAATGAGGATATATGCGAATGGGTTTAATCTCCTTACGTTCAGCGACTTCTGGATGGATCCCGAAGCCAGGAATGCGGCCGGGTCTTTCTATCCGCAAAAACGAATCTTCAATTTCGGATTATCCATGGCATTCTAA